The following coding sequences are from one Gossypium hirsutum isolate 1008001.06 chromosome A12, Gossypium_hirsutum_v2.1, whole genome shotgun sequence window:
- the LOC107934721 gene encoding putative E3 ubiquitin-protein ligase RING1b isoform X1 codes for MPAQKRSLPENLDDEESSLHHQSHTKQSRNEDGQHKPEDETTQLEQEQPEPDQDQQHLKQEPDDQNHQAQLQGDDEDEDDDEDGDDEDDSDGSQSSTSQEKPDITRLTLLSSRSKSHALRPGRFVLVELPEIRKDVQCPICLGIIKKTRTVMECLHRFCRECIDKSMRLGNNECPACRTHCASRRSLRDDPNYDALIAALYPDIDKYEEEELAFHEEERTRNKQIQASIAQIFQRQSEALVKRRSLGKESSTFLTRSQRHHRSAHPRRRRNSRGVEHQGSEDNEDENDDNGGKDSSSTDERCAEVRQRRRKRRPGIRLSLPSSSVVNSDGGYVENDTEVSRDSRGISPGLVWNPDMLAWGRGGARSHTRHGNSSSGSSKSSRARLNRLVEYLRSLEENKDELDVHLKLISVDEHSTSSLQQPYLCCRPSLSVKQLCEYIALQTPLRAEEVEILMVKGQYHTDEKCTNPSVDALQILEGQETLAGLKVKCSSGINHLILAYRQRQSC; via the exons ATGCCAGCCCAGAAGCGGTCATTGCCGGAGAATCTCGACGATGAAGAGTCCAGCCTTCATCACCAAAGCCACACCAAGCAATCTCGAAACGAAGATGGCCAACACAAACCTGAAGACGAAACAACCCAACTGGAACAAGAACAGCCCGAGCCGGACCAAGACCAACAACACCTGAAACAAGAACCCGATGACCAAAAccaccaagctcaactccaaggCGACGACGAAGATGAAGATGACGATGAAGATGGAGATGATGAAGATG ATTCTGATGGAAGCCAATCTTCTACTTCTCAAGAGAAACCCGA CATCACTAGGCTAACTTTGCTGAGCAGTCGGTCAAAGAGTCATGCATTGAGACCAGGGAG ATTTGTCTTAGTAGAGCTTCCGGAAATTCGTAAAGATGTTCAATGTCCAATTTGTTTAG GAATCATAAAGAAAACAAGAACTGTAATGGAATGCCTACACCGTTTCTGCAGAGAATGCATTGACAAATCAATGCGACTGGG GAACAATGAGTGTCCTGCTTGCCGTACGCATTGTGCTAGTCGACGTTCTCTTAGAGACGACCCAAACTATGATGCCTTAATTGCAGCTTTATATCCAGATATCGACAAGTATGAAGAGGAG GAATTGGCGTTCCATGAAGAGGAAAGGACTCGCAATAAGCAG ATTCAAGCATCGATTGCCCAAATTTTTCAGAGACAATCAGAAGCACTAGTCAAACGACGTAGTCTTGGCAAAGAGAGCAGCACCTTTCTCACTAGATCACAACGCCATCATCGTAGTGCTCATCCTCGTAGGCGACGGAACTCTCGAGGAGTTGAGCATCAAGGATCTGAAGACAATgaggatgaaaatgatgataatgGTGGCAAAGATTCTTCTTCCACAGATGAGCGCTGTGCAGAAGTGAGGCAGAGAAGGCGCAAAAGACGGCCTGGAATTCGGTTGTCCCTGCCTTCTTCATCAGTGGTAAACtcagatggtggatatgttgaaAATGATACTGAAGTGTCTAGAGACAGCAGAGGGATTTCTCCTGGGCTTGTCTGGAATCCAGACATGCTTGCTTGGGGGAGAGGTGGTGCTCGCAGTCACACTCGACATGGAAATTCAAGCAGTGGCAGCAGCAAGAGTTCACGTGCTCGCTTGAACAGATTGGTAGAGTATCTTAGGAGCTTGGAGGAAAACAAAGATGAG TTGGATGTTCATCTCAAGCTTATTTCAGTGGATGAACACAGTACATCAAGTTTGCAGCAACCTTACCTTTGTTGTCGGCCCAGTCTGTCAGTTAAGCAGCTATGTGAA TACATCGCTCTCCAGACACCATTACGTGCTGAAGAAGTAGAAATATTAATGGTAAAAGGACAATACCATACTGATGAAAAATGCACCAACCCCTCGGTGGACGCACTGCAAATCTTGGAAGGTCAAGAAACTTTGGCAGGGCTTAAGGTGAAGTGCAGTTCTGGAATAAATCATTTG ATTCTGGCATATAGGCAGAGGCAAAGTTGCTAG
- the LOC107934721 gene encoding putative E3 ubiquitin-protein ligase RING1a isoform X2, translating to MPAQKRSLPENLDDEESSLHHQSHTKQSRNEDGQHKPEDETTQLEQEQPEPDQDQQHLKQEPDDQNHQAQLQGDDEDEDDDEDGDDEDDSDGSQSSTSQEKPEFVLVELPEIRKDVQCPICLGIIKKTRTVMECLHRFCRECIDKSMRLGNNECPACRTHCASRRSLRDDPNYDALIAALYPDIDKYEEEELAFHEEERTRNKQIQASIAQIFQRQSEALVKRRSLGKESSTFLTRSQRHHRSAHPRRRRNSRGVEHQGSEDNEDENDDNGGKDSSSTDERCAEVRQRRRKRRPGIRLSLPSSSVVNSDGGYVENDTEVSRDSRGISPGLVWNPDMLAWGRGGARSHTRHGNSSSGSSKSSRARLNRLVEYLRSLEENKDELDVHLKLISVDEHSTSSLQQPYLCCRPSLSVKQLCEYIALQTPLRAEEVEILMVKGQYHTDEKCTNPSVDALQILEGQETLAGLKVKCSSGINHLILAYRQRQSC from the exons ATGCCAGCCCAGAAGCGGTCATTGCCGGAGAATCTCGACGATGAAGAGTCCAGCCTTCATCACCAAAGCCACACCAAGCAATCTCGAAACGAAGATGGCCAACACAAACCTGAAGACGAAACAACCCAACTGGAACAAGAACAGCCCGAGCCGGACCAAGACCAACAACACCTGAAACAAGAACCCGATGACCAAAAccaccaagctcaactccaaggCGACGACGAAGATGAAGATGACGATGAAGATGGAGATGATGAAGATG ATTCTGATGGAAGCCAATCTTCTACTTCTCAAGAGAAACCCGA ATTTGTCTTAGTAGAGCTTCCGGAAATTCGTAAAGATGTTCAATGTCCAATTTGTTTAG GAATCATAAAGAAAACAAGAACTGTAATGGAATGCCTACACCGTTTCTGCAGAGAATGCATTGACAAATCAATGCGACTGGG GAACAATGAGTGTCCTGCTTGCCGTACGCATTGTGCTAGTCGACGTTCTCTTAGAGACGACCCAAACTATGATGCCTTAATTGCAGCTTTATATCCAGATATCGACAAGTATGAAGAGGAG GAATTGGCGTTCCATGAAGAGGAAAGGACTCGCAATAAGCAG ATTCAAGCATCGATTGCCCAAATTTTTCAGAGACAATCAGAAGCACTAGTCAAACGACGTAGTCTTGGCAAAGAGAGCAGCACCTTTCTCACTAGATCACAACGCCATCATCGTAGTGCTCATCCTCGTAGGCGACGGAACTCTCGAGGAGTTGAGCATCAAGGATCTGAAGACAATgaggatgaaaatgatgataatgGTGGCAAAGATTCTTCTTCCACAGATGAGCGCTGTGCAGAAGTGAGGCAGAGAAGGCGCAAAAGACGGCCTGGAATTCGGTTGTCCCTGCCTTCTTCATCAGTGGTAAACtcagatggtggatatgttgaaAATGATACTGAAGTGTCTAGAGACAGCAGAGGGATTTCTCCTGGGCTTGTCTGGAATCCAGACATGCTTGCTTGGGGGAGAGGTGGTGCTCGCAGTCACACTCGACATGGAAATTCAAGCAGTGGCAGCAGCAAGAGTTCACGTGCTCGCTTGAACAGATTGGTAGAGTATCTTAGGAGCTTGGAGGAAAACAAAGATGAG TTGGATGTTCATCTCAAGCTTATTTCAGTGGATGAACACAGTACATCAAGTTTGCAGCAACCTTACCTTTGTTGTCGGCCCAGTCTGTCAGTTAAGCAGCTATGTGAA TACATCGCTCTCCAGACACCATTACGTGCTGAAGAAGTAGAAATATTAATGGTAAAAGGACAATACCATACTGATGAAAAATGCACCAACCCCTCGGTGGACGCACTGCAAATCTTGGAAGGTCAAGAAACTTTGGCAGGGCTTAAGGTGAAGTGCAGTTCTGGAATAAATCATTTG ATTCTGGCATATAGGCAGAGGCAAAGTTGCTAG
- the LOC107934721 gene encoding putative E3 ubiquitin-protein ligase RING1a isoform X3 — protein MTKTTKLNSKATTKMKMTMKMEMMKMILMEANLLLLKRNPRIIKKTRTVMECLHRFCRECIDKSMRLGNNECPACRTHCASRRSLRDDPNYDALIAALYPDIDKYEEEELAFHEEERTRNKQIQASIAQIFQRQSEALVKRRSLGKESSTFLTRSQRHHRSAHPRRRRNSRGVEHQGSEDNEDENDDNGGKDSSSTDERCAEVRQRRRKRRPGIRLSLPSSSVVNSDGGYVENDTEVSRDSRGISPGLVWNPDMLAWGRGGARSHTRHGNSSSGSSKSSRARLNRLVEYLRSLEENKDELDVHLKLISVDEHSTSSLQQPYLCCRPSLSVKQLCEYIALQTPLRAEEVEILMVKGQYHTDEKCTNPSVDALQILEGQETLAGLKVKCSSGINHLILAYRQRQSC, from the exons ATGACCAAAAccaccaagctcaactccaaggCGACGACGAAGATGAAGATGACGATGAAGATGGAGATGATGAAGATG ATTCTGATGGAAGCCAATCTTCTACTTCTCAAGAGAAACCCGA GAATCATAAAGAAAACAAGAACTGTAATGGAATGCCTACACCGTTTCTGCAGAGAATGCATTGACAAATCAATGCGACTGGG GAACAATGAGTGTCCTGCTTGCCGTACGCATTGTGCTAGTCGACGTTCTCTTAGAGACGACCCAAACTATGATGCCTTAATTGCAGCTTTATATCCAGATATCGACAAGTATGAAGAGGAG GAATTGGCGTTCCATGAAGAGGAAAGGACTCGCAATAAGCAG ATTCAAGCATCGATTGCCCAAATTTTTCAGAGACAATCAGAAGCACTAGTCAAACGACGTAGTCTTGGCAAAGAGAGCAGCACCTTTCTCACTAGATCACAACGCCATCATCGTAGTGCTCATCCTCGTAGGCGACGGAACTCTCGAGGAGTTGAGCATCAAGGATCTGAAGACAATgaggatgaaaatgatgataatgGTGGCAAAGATTCTTCTTCCACAGATGAGCGCTGTGCAGAAGTGAGGCAGAGAAGGCGCAAAAGACGGCCTGGAATTCGGTTGTCCCTGCCTTCTTCATCAGTGGTAAACtcagatggtggatatgttgaaAATGATACTGAAGTGTCTAGAGACAGCAGAGGGATTTCTCCTGGGCTTGTCTGGAATCCAGACATGCTTGCTTGGGGGAGAGGTGGTGCTCGCAGTCACACTCGACATGGAAATTCAAGCAGTGGCAGCAGCAAGAGTTCACGTGCTCGCTTGAACAGATTGGTAGAGTATCTTAGGAGCTTGGAGGAAAACAAAGATGAG TTGGATGTTCATCTCAAGCTTATTTCAGTGGATGAACACAGTACATCAAGTTTGCAGCAACCTTACCTTTGTTGTCGGCCCAGTCTGTCAGTTAAGCAGCTATGTGAA TACATCGCTCTCCAGACACCATTACGTGCTGAAGAAGTAGAAATATTAATGGTAAAAGGACAATACCATACTGATGAAAAATGCACCAACCCCTCGGTGGACGCACTGCAAATCTTGGAAGGTCAAGAAACTTTGGCAGGGCTTAAGGTGAAGTGCAGTTCTGGAATAAATCATTTG ATTCTGGCATATAGGCAGAGGCAAAGTTGCTAG